Proteins encoded together in one Rhipicephalus sanguineus isolate Rsan-2018 chromosome 9, BIME_Rsan_1.4, whole genome shotgun sequence window:
- the LOC125759932 gene encoding zinc finger protein 782-like gives TQSFAHSGNLRRHERTHTGEKSFKYEICGHSFPTWIGTASTQTGKHEDINGVYGHVNHGMKTSGERSHKCEICGNLFKQKQHLATHRRVHTGDKPYHCSVCGKSFSRKDNLDVHRRTHTGNTPYNCDLCDKSFSVKGSLDAHRRTHTGEKPLKCTICAKSFTQQGHLRVHERTHTGERAYKCTMCQHSSTTLSDLKKHQRTHRNKKP, from the exons ACTCAATCCTTTGCCCACTCGGGAAATCTTCGCAGGCATGAACGCACGCATACAGGCGAGAAGTCGTTTAAATACGAAATATGTGGTCATTCATTCCCGACGTG GATTGGTACTGCCTCCACACAAACGGGAAAGCACGAAGATATCAACGGTGTCTACGGCCACGTAAACCACGGCATGAAAACATCAGGGgaacgaagccacaagtgcgaAATATGCGGTAATTTATTTAAACAGAAGCAGCATCTCGCGACACATCGCCGTGTGCATACGGGCGACAAGCCTTATCATTGCAGCGTATGTGGTAAATCATTTTCAAGAAAGGATAACCTTGATGTACATCGCCGCACTCACACAGGCAACACGCCCTATAATTGCGACTTATGTGATAAATCATTTTCGGTAAAGGGTAGTCTCGATGCACATCGCCGTACTCACACAGGCGAGAAGCCCTTGAAGTGCACGATATGCGCAAAATCCTTCACACAGCAAGGACATCTTCGTGTACATGAACGTACTCATACGGGCGAGAGGGCCTATAAATGCACGATGTGTCAGCACTCGTCAACCACATTGTCAGATCTTAAAAAGCATCAACGCACGCACAGAAACAAGAAACCGTGA